The Erwinia billingiae Eb661 nucleotide sequence GAGTTTCGTAATCAACATCATTACGGCCACTCACCTGCCACAAGCCGGTCATGCCAGGTTTCGCCATAAAGTAGTAATCCACATCACCCGCGTAACGCTCCAGCTCATCTTCAATGACCGGACGCGGACCCACCAGACTCATTTCACCGCGAACCACATTCCACAACTGCGGCAGTTCATCCAGGCTGGTTTTACGAATAAAGTGACCAATACGCGTAATACGCGGGTCGTTTTTCAGTTTGAAGTCTTTATCCCACTCGGCCCGGGCAATCGGGTCGGTGCGCAGCACTTCCTCCAGCACTTCTTTGGAGTTAACGCACATTGAGCGGAACTTAAGGCATTTGAATTTACGGCCGTTCATACCTACACGTTCGTGACCATAAATCGGGTTGCCGCCATCGCGCGCTACCATAAAGATCAGTACCGCCAGCGCAGGCATTAACATGGTGATGATGCCCAGCGCACCGATAATGTCGAACGCGCGTTTCACGATGCGTGAGGTGCGCTTAGCCAGGTTATTACTGACGCGCAGGATCATCACTTCGTGGCTGAAGATATATGCCATATCCGTGCCATATAGCGGAACGCCGCGTAATGAAGGTATCACGGATACGGAACGGCAGTTATGTTTCGCCAGATTTTTCAGCCACAAATCGCGGAACTGACTCTGCTCATATTCAACGGCCACGATAAACTGCGTGTCGCCGTTCACCAGCTGCCACAGCGCATTCTCTTCGCGGACGACAGGAATACCAAATAAGGCTGGGGCTGGCGTACCGCCATCTACATCGTAGAAGGCCACAACATCGAAACCCATCACCTCTTCGCTTTGCAGAGCCAGGTAGGCTTCTTCGGCGTTTTTGCCGCTACCGATAATAATCGTTTGTCTTTTCCACAGACCGTAGTGGTTAAGAATACGCTTCACGATGGCGCGGCCAATTGGAATTAAGATTAACGCCAGAATCCAGGTTGTGACCCAAATCCAACGGGACATTTCCCATTTGGATAATGCGGTAATCGACAGGTCGATCACCGAGAAAATCAGAATAGTTCTGAATATTTCTTTTAACTCAAACCAGAATGGCTTGCGATAAGTATAGTGGCGCTGGCGAACCCAGAACCAAAAGATACAGACCACAGAGAGAATAATGTGTGTCGCTATTTTTAACTGCAGCGCTTGTAGAGAAATATCGCTCAGAAGATTTCCGGGCAATGCATTAATCAACAAGATTGCAATAAACAAAGAGGCATTAAAAAAGACTAAATCTGAAAGTGCCAGTGATAGTTTAATTAACAACCCTTTAAAGGTGAACTCTATATCGCGCATAGTTAACTCTTAATTTTTTCTTCGGAAGCCTGTGATTTATTAATTTCCACCACTGAAAATAATTGCGTGTTTTTTACTCACGTCATTTATTACACAGGAAACGTATTTGGGAGTCGTGTTAAAGGTCATCGTAACTGGCAGAGCGACAAGAGAATTGACATGTAAAATCAACAACAACGGTAGTGACACCCCAGCTTGCCCGCCCATTCCTGGTCTGGCACGCTACCGCCCCTGGCTTGTAGCTGCCAATGCGCTGTAACGCTGCTTTACCTTGTTGTTTTTATCCTGTCCTCTCCGGGCTCAGGCTAACGTGTTTGCCGTCTTAACGTGTTGCTGTTCACATAAAAAGAGATTAAGACGCCGTTACTGCGCAAATTGCGTCATTAACGCAGACATTTACTAACACGTTGCTATACTAGTTATTACTGGCCTGTTTACAAGAGGCTGTCCCTGCCCGCACTGTCTTTTAGGATTAAGACTACCTTTCGTTCCAGTCTATACCTTGCATACACTCTCCCCCTTCTGGATAAAATTCAGATTAATTCGATCTCTTAAGATTAATCCTGAACGGATTGCGTCAGCCGAGAAGTATCACCGAATTTCCGCTCACAACCTATGCGAATAGTCTTGAAAACTCCGGCAGCAAAATACTCCGGATTTATCTTAGTAAATTCATTTGATGATTATCCCGCCAGTGACGATAAACTGAGCTTTCACTTCAGCTGACTCTTCCGATTATTTGTTGAATCGCTGCCGATTCACTATCATCATCTCAACTGTTTCAATCTTTGCAGGTGTGTGCGTAATGTTCGAATGGATCGCCGATCCCTCTATCTGGGCTGGCCTGGTCACCCTTATCGTTTTAGAACTGGTCCTGGGGATTGATAATCTTGTCTTTATCGCCATCCTGGCGGAAAAACTCCCCCCTGCCCTGCGCGACAGAGCCCGTGTAACCGGCCTGCTGCTGGCATTAGTGATGCGGTTGCTGCTGCTGGCATCTATCTCCTGGATCTCCTCCCTTATTACGCCGCTTTTCACACTGATCGGGCACCCTTTCAGTGCACGTGACCTGATCATGCTGATTGGCGGGATCTTCTTACTGTTCAAAGCCACCATGGAATTGAACGAGCGGCTGGAAGGCAAGGATGAGGATGAAAACCCACAAAAGCGTGGTGCTAAATTTTGGCCGGTTGTCGCGCAAATAGTGGTCCTGGATGCGGTGTTTTCACTGGACTCGGTGATCACCGCCGTTGGCATGGTTGATCACCTCGCGGTGATGATGGCCGCGGTGATTGTAGCCATCTTCCTGATGCTTCTGGCCAGCAAACCATTAACAAGATTTGTTAATGGACACCCGACGATCGTCATCCTCTGTCTTAGCTTCCTGCTAATGATTGGTTTCAGCCTGGTCGCCGACGGTTTTGGCTATGAAATTCCAAAAGGCTACCTTTATGCCGCGATTGGCTTCTCAATCATCATCGAAGCGCTGAATCAGCTGGCGCAATTTAACCGTCGCCGCTTCCTTTCATCGACCTCGCCATTAAGGAAGAGAACCGCAGAAGCGGTGCTGCGTTTATTACGCGGTAATCATGAACCGGCCGAACTGGACTCGCAGACCTCGGCACTGGTGGCCGACAATATTGAAAGCCAGGCGATTTTCAATAAGCAGGAGCGGATGATGATTGCGCGGGTGCTCGGCATGGGCCAGCGCACGGTCAGCAGCATTATGACCTCGCGCCATGATGTTGAGCATGTGGACCTCAGCGAGTCGCCTGAGAAAATCATGTCACTGCTCGACCTGAATCAACATACGCGCATCGTGGTGACCGATAACAGTGAC carries:
- the wbaP gene encoding undecaprenyl-phosphate galactose phosphotransferase WbaP, which encodes MRDIEFTFKGLLIKLSLALSDLVFFNASLFIAILLINALPGNLLSDISLQALQLKIATHIILSVVCIFWFWVRQRHYTYRKPFWFELKEIFRTILIFSVIDLSITALSKWEMSRWIWVTTWILALILIPIGRAIVKRILNHYGLWKRQTIIIGSGKNAEEAYLALQSEEVMGFDVVAFYDVDGGTPAPALFGIPVVREENALWQLVNGDTQFIVAVEYEQSQFRDLWLKNLAKHNCRSVSVIPSLRGVPLYGTDMAYIFSHEVMILRVSNNLAKRTSRIVKRAFDIIGALGIITMLMPALAVLIFMVARDGGNPIYGHERVGMNGRKFKCLKFRSMCVNSKEVLEEVLRTDPIARAEWDKDFKLKNDPRITRIGHFIRKTSLDELPQLWNVVRGEMSLVGPRPVIEDELERYAGDVDYYFMAKPGMTGLWQVSGRNDVDYETRVYFDSWYVKNWSLWNDIAILFKTVGVVLKRDGAY
- a CDS encoding TerC family protein, producing MFEWIADPSIWAGLVTLIVLELVLGIDNLVFIAILAEKLPPALRDRARVTGLLLALVMRLLLLASISWISSLITPLFTLIGHPFSARDLIMLIGGIFLLFKATMELNERLEGKDEDENPQKRGAKFWPVVAQIVVLDAVFSLDSVITAVGMVDHLAVMMAAVIVAIFLMLLASKPLTRFVNGHPTIVILCLSFLLMIGFSLVADGFGYEIPKGYLYAAIGFSIIIEALNQLAQFNRRRFLSSTSPLRKRTAEAVLRLLRGNHEPAELDSQTSALVADNIESQAIFNKQERMMIARVLGMGQRTVSSIMTSRHDVEHVDLSESPEKIMSLLDLNQHTRIVVTDNSDDPLGVVHVIDLLKQSLHGDSLDIRALIRQPLVFPEQLTLLPALEQFRSARTHFAFVVDEFGSVEGVVTLSDVMETIAGNLPNEGEAIDPRYDIQQNTDGSWTANGHMPLDDLVMYLELPLNEKREYHTLAGLLMEHMQRVPQQGEEIQVGDFLFRTLQVDSHRVQKVQIIPLAVTEEPDYEV